A section of the Styela clava chromosome 9, kaStyClav1.hap1.2, whole genome shotgun sequence genome encodes:
- the LOC120339722 gene encoding solute carrier family 35 member E3-like → MAPKETKQTTSNSMIGFGLTLNLCCSICIVFLNKWVYTMVHFPNMTLTCIHFAATFLGLVVCHSFNVFNPKHLPLLQLLPLSLTFCGFVVFTNLSLQANTVGTYQLFKVLTTPVIIAIQSYAYRKKFSFRIKLTLIPIMFGVFLNSYYDIKFNIKGTVFAILGVFVTSAYQILVGAKQKELQANSMQLLYYQAPISSIMLLVIIPFFEPVFSPGGIFGEKWTLGAMGLIAGTAGFAFLVNLTIYWIIGNTSPVTYNMFGHFKFCITLLGGYFIFLDPVQFNQFIGILITLAGIFLYTHFKLEDNAALEKRKPLTQPC, encoded by the exons ATGGCACCGAAGGAAACCAAACAAACTACATCCAACAGCATGATTGGATTTGGACTTACCTTAAATTTATGTTGCTCAATATGCATTGTTTTTCTAAATAAATGGGTTTACACCATGGTGCATTTCCCAAATATGACATTAACATGCATACATTTTGCAGCAACATTTCTTGGCCTGGTTGTATGTCATTCATTTAATGTATTCAATCCGAAGCACCTCCCTCTTCTTCAATTATTACCTTTATCTTTAACATTCTGTGGATTTGTTGTCTTCACTAATCTTTCACTTCAAGCAAACACAGTGGGGACTTACCAGCTTTTCAAAGTCTTAACAACTCCGGTAATTATTGCAATACAGTCGTATGCCTATCGCAAAAAATTCAGcttcagaattaaattaactttG atacCTATCATGTTCGGTGTATTTTTGAATTCATACTATGATATCAAGTTCAATATTAAAGGCACTGTTTTTGCCATTCTCGGTGTTTTTGTGACCTCTGCCTATCAAATT TTGGTTGGTGCAAAGCAAAAAGAACTTCAAGCAAATTCAATGCAATTGTTATATTATCAAGCACCAATTTCTTCAATCATGTTACTTGTTATAATTCCATTTTTTGAACCTGTTTTTTCACCAGGCGGTATATTTGGTGAAAAGTGGACATTAG GTGCTATGGGACTTATTGCTGGTACTGCTGGTTTTGCATTTCTTGTAAATCTTACTATTTATTGGATAATTGGAAATACATCAcctgtcacatacaatatgttTGGTCACTTCAAGTTTTGTATCACACTTCTTGgtggatattttatatttcttgatCCTGTACAATTCAATCAATTCATTGGTATTCTCATCACATTGGCAG GTATTTTCCTGTATACTCATTTCAAACTGGAAGACAATGCGGCTTTAGAAAAGCGAAAACCCTTGACCCAACCATGTTGA
- the LOC120339522 gene encoding NCK-interacting protein with SH3 domain-like: MYKATHPYEAQQEHLLSFSVGDTLCILEKNNESWWLASNSLGKVGYIPRTYVTKEKNDSSDVVLRSVNNAIEELIASAPAGMLKPQQQALLKKLIAHKESLIANIKSRSSSTKRRAPPPPPPHEHEVKVSPEPSVSESTYSTASPNALSSLPPAVPQRNTSLTKPEVMEKESFSPAPSRHDVPQELGSELLGILKTTLNTNESKSRAALSAVLLAMKSGIPSLGSTLDEIMETIPKENVDEECDKLGLALANLQEIKDDAQQRNWAIGNDEDKIMGILNEILSELTSLDKKSSIKLLSHDQHVALHTLVDYHQMETRVSLRLVVLQIFGVICSLSRNLVSVLLATVLPLEIAMDITNHTQDTQKTCYSSLVMSMLFSTAEAIPFGHYGRLNQAFIGFLLNYIEDDIDDVEQDEQVVEMFINIILSFNLHFIVPSENIVMKSIISRGTCTTLSEKIMILVNRGDDPVLLEEHWENNETERPPPSVLKFLQDIFSQRDSATFLYTNDMNVLLDIITRNLADLSSGSKLRKEYLDLLLGILSNSNYSESRHRSVDIGSSLHRIKDEEQPESLEERQALEFDKHIIDEILSNYGHLFSSNIL, encoded by the exons ATGTATAAAGCAACGCATCCTTATGAAGCTCAGCAAGAGCACCTGCTTTCATTTTCAGTTGGTGACACCCTCTGCATTCTTGAGAAGAACAATGAATCTTGGTGGCTAGCTTCAAACAGCCTGGGAAAAGTTGGCTACATACCACGAACATATGTTACTAAGGAGAAG AATGACTCGTCAGATGTCGTTTTACGATCGGTTAACAATGCCATTGAAGAACTCATCGCTTCAGCTCCTGCTGGTATGCTCAAGCCACAACAGCAAGCTTTGCTCAa aaaattaatAGCCCACAAGGAAAGTTTGATTGCTAACATAAAGTCAAGATCATCATCAACAAAACGACGAGCTCCGCCACCACCCCCTCCACATGAACATGAAGTGAAAGTTTCTCCTGAGCCATCAGTCT CTGAATCCACTTATTCCACTGCCAGTCCGAATGCATTGTCAAGTTTGCCTCCTGCTGTCCCACAAAGAAACACCAGTCTAACAAAACCTGAAGTAATGGAAAAGGAAAGTTTTTCACCTGCACCTTCAAGACATGATGTTCCTCAAGAATTAGGTTCAGAACTTCTGGGAATTTTGAAAACAACCTTAAACACAAATGAAAGCAAAAGTAG GGCTGCGTTAAGTGCTGTATTACTCGCAATGAAATCCGGTATTCCTAGTTTGGGATCTACATTAGATGAAATTATGGAAACTATACCTAAGGAAAAT GTTGATGAAGAATGTGATAAACTTGGCCTTGCATTGGCAAATCTACAAGAAATAAAAGATGACGCGCAACAAAGAAATTGGGCAATTGGAAATGACGAAGATAAAATTATgggaatattaaatgaaattcTCTCTGAACTT ACATCACTGGATAAAAAATCTAGCATTAAATTGCTGTCGCATGATCAACATGTAGCACTTCACACATTGGTCGATTATCATCAGATGGAAACTAGAGTCTCTCTTCGATTAGTTGTTCTTCAAATATTCGGAGTCATCTGTTCATTGTCCAGGAATCTTGTGTCGGTGCTCCTAGCGACAGTATTGCCATTGGAGATTGCAATGGATATTACGAATCACACACAAG aTACGCAAAAAACTTGTTATTCATCACTGGTCATGAGTATGCTATTTTCTACTGCAGAAGCAATACCATTTGGTCATTATG GTAGACTCAATCAAGCGTTTATTGGCTTCTTACTCAATTATATTGAAGATGACATCGATGATGTTGAACAAGATGAACAAGTTGTTGAaatgtttatcaatattattttatcattcaATTTGCACTTTATAG taCCATCCGaaaatattgttatgaagtcaatCATAAGCAGGGGAACATGTACAACATTGAGCGAAAAGATTATGATATTAGTCAATAGAGGAG ATGATCCTGTGCTACTTGAAGAACATTGGGAAAACAATGAAACTGAACGTCCTCCACCATCAGTGTTAAAATTTTTACAAGATATATTTTCACAAAGAGATTCTGCCACTTTTCTATACACTAATGATATGAATGTTTTACTGGATATTATCACAAGAAATCTTGCAGATCTTTCTAGCGGTAGCAAG cTGAGAAAAGAATACCTTGATCTACTTCTTGGAATTCTATCAAACTCAAACTATTCAGAATCTAGACATAGATCTGTTGATATTGGTTCAAGTTTACATCGAATTAAAGACGAAGAACAACCTGAGAGTTTAGAAGAAAGACAAGCTCTGGAATTTGATAAACATATCATTGATGAGATATTGTCTAATTATGGACATTTATTCTCATCAAACATACTTTGA
- the LOC120339289 gene encoding retinol dehydrogenase 12-like produces the protein MVRSAVRGWVKSAVKLTNKTVLITGANSGLGYETALDLAKREARIIIACRDANKANAAKSEIEIATGSQKIITKSLDLASFDSIRTFAKDINQTETRLDILVNNAGVMKLPQGMTSDGFEMHFGVNHLGPFLLTNLLLDLITKNGNGRIVNLSSIAHLLGVLHWNDLNWRNKEYSPMGAYNASKLMNVLFTKELSRRVQGTGVTVNAVHPGVVRTNLNRTGGQDKSVYGRLTDFVFNQQLFTRDQKHGAQTSIYCAIAPELDGITGKYFSDCRRMFTKWPTTGKKNCERLWELSEELTELKTKQTSNTRTATNS, from the exons atGGTTCGTTCAGCAGTTCGAGGATGGGTAAAAAGTGCTGTAAAGCTTACTAACAAAACTGTTCTAATAACTGGGGCAAATTCGGGACTTGGATACGAAACTGCTCTCGATCTGGCCAAACGGGAGGCGCGAATTATTATAGCATGCAGAGATGCGAATAAGGCAAATGCTGCAAAGTCTGAG ATTGAAATCGCAACGGGGTCACAGAAGATTATCACCAAGAGTCTTGATCTTGCTTCTTTTGACTCAATtcgaacatttgcgaaagataTAAATCAAACCGAGACTAGATTAGACATCTTGGTAAACAATGCGG GAGTGATGAAACTCCCCCAAGGGATGACATCTGATGGATTTGAAATGCACTTTGGAGTTAATCATCTCGGACCATTTCTTCtgacaaatttattattagatTTAATAACG AAAAACGGGAATGGCAGAATCGTAAATCTGTCTTCAATAGCACACTTGCTTGGAGTTTTGCATTGGAATGACTTAAATTGGAGAAACAAAGAATATTCACCCATGGGAGCATACAATGCAAGCAAACTGATGAACGTTTTATTTACAAAGGAACTCAGTCGGCGAGTGCAAG GTACTGGCGTCACTGTTAACGCCGTTCACCCCGGTGTCGTGCGGACAAATCTTAATAGGACAGGTGGACAAGACAAGAGTGTGTATGGAAGATTGacagattttgtatttaatcaACAACTATTCACCAGAGATCAAAAACACGGAGCCCAAACGTCAATTTATTGTGCCATAGCTCCAGAACTAGACGGGATAACAGGAAAGTATTTCAG CGACTGTCGGAGGATGTTTACAAAATGGCCAACAACCGGGAAGAAAAATTGCGAAAGATTATGGGAATTAAGTGAAGAATTGACTGAACTGAAAACGAAGCAAACATCAAATACAAGAACTGCGACAAACTCATAA